The Oncorhynchus mykiss isolate Arlee chromosome 10, USDA_OmykA_1.1, whole genome shotgun sequence nucleotide sequence TTATTCACTCATACGTAAAGACTAGCTTAAAACATTTGTTGGAGATTGCACCAAGATGGGGGTTGACTAGCAAGCATTTTGATTATAGTTAAACGGTTTCCCTCTAGCCAGCTAACGTTGTCGCTGGCACGTTAGTTGCACAGACCGGTAAATTGGTGGTACTTCTTTTAAACTAGTTAACGTTAGACATCACTTTGTAGTTGTACAGCACATAACAAGGAAGATGGGGTCGTCGAAAAAACATAAGGAGAAAGGGCGTGATAAGGATGCAGAAGAGCGTCACCGCGAACACAAAAAACACCGTCAcaaggagcgagagagggacaaGGAACGAAATGTCAcccgagagagggagaagaggaaacgGTCCAGATCGAAGGAAAGGAGCGGACGGGGTTCCGAGAGAGAAGGTCGCAGTAAAGGCGAAAGGAGTGCTGGGGAGCCTCGCGTAAAGAAAGAAAAAGTGGAGGCCGGATATCAAGAGACTCCAGGTAAATGCAGGCAAATATCCTGGCTTAAAcaattacatacatacataattaGAACCAGTCAGTGCGCAATACACTCATATAGTCTGCAGGTATGATATTGAAGATGCTATCTTTTCTCCTGTGTTTTTCACTTAAATTGTAAATTTCCTTTTAGGAATTGGACCACAGTCTGCAAGTGGAGATGCCTCACTTAGCATTGAAGAGACAAAGTAAGTGACGGACAATGAATGATGGTGCCCTGATGATGGTGTAAGTAAATTCTGAATAACTTTCTAACCTGCCTGCCTTTCTTAACAGCAAGCTGAGGGCCAAGCTTGGTCTGAAGCCTCTGGAAATGACTGACACAACTAAAGGTGAGACACTTGAGCCATATGGTGTCTCTGGTTAGAACTAGATTGCCATGGCTGCAAACACGTAAAAGATTCATCCTCAGCCCTCAAATGAATTGGACTCTTCTGATGCATCATGATGTATGGTGAATTGACACTTGCAGGGCGAGGGAAGaattaattcattttaaatggaCCTCCCTTGCCTGGAAATTTGTCACTCGTTAGTCCCACAGTTGTTTTCAGTCGTAATGGAACCGGTAGCTGGTGTTTGTGTTTTTTGTTCATATGAGCTATAGTTCATTATGATTGCATTTCATATCTTGGCTAGAAGATAACGCATCAGCAGACATCGAATGCTGGCCATCTGATGATATCAGGTAAATCGAAAATTACAATGTAGAAGTGTGATGTCAGGGAAAGTTGTATGCACTAGCTAATgtttccaaaagctaaccaaacaaaaacataactTTTACGATGTATGTTAGTGccgtcatgtgcattagtagcacaatttctaacttatttacatttgtttttacttacaTGTTGACTTCTCCATATTGATGTTGCTGTTAAGTTTCGGATGACTTTTCTTAGTGGATGTGCAATCATCGCAAATTTAATTATGGGGTGTTTCAGGCCCCGGAGTGAACAGAATTGTACACTTGCAAACTTGATAAAAAAACGGGGGCTGAGGGGCTTATGTTGCCAACTTTACTTGCTTGGCTAATTGTTTGGACCGACGGCAAAGATGGCCGCGGGGATAACACCCAAAGGCTTAAGGTGAGGGTAAGTGGAGTAGGCTGTGTCTTTTGTGTTTGAAATGCAGCCCATAGTCTATAGTAGTGACGTCATGTGTGGCTGATCGTGACTGGCTCACCCATGTTTGCTGCCCCAGAGCTCGGTACGAAGGAGCAGCCAATGGTTGCGGAGACGATCAACCCTGTGTACATCAAACAGCAGAACGAGATGAGGGAGAAACTGGCTGCTATGAAGGAGAAGAGGCTCCTCAATAAGAAACTGGGGTAAGGTCTAACTGCAGGAAGGTTTTGGCTGTACATACTCCACCAACATACTCCACCAACTTGCACAACATTGATAAGTGATTTAATgtaactttttttattttctcttcCTCGtccactttttttttcttctacttCAGGAAAGTGAAGACTTTAGCAGAGGGAGACTGGCTGGACGACACTGTAGCTTGGGTGGAGAGGAGCCGGAAGATGGCCAAAGAGAAAGAACTGGCAGAGAAGAGAGTGAGTAGGGAGGGAACCATGTGGGGAGCAGGAGGGCTGTGAGATGAAGGGAGATGCTTGTCTTAGTTATGATTTTGTACTCTGTTTGATTGGTTCCTTTTGATTTCTTTGCTTTCCCTATCAGGCCAAACTTCTGCAGGAAATGGATGAGGAGTTTGGTGTGAGCAATCTGGTGGATGAGGAGTTTGGCCAGACCAAGAAGGTAAAATCTTCTTTCTTGCGTTGAATATCTCACCTGCTCAACTTACGATTGTGAAGACACTGTCTTCTGGTTTTGTGTATGAGTGCAGGCTAGATTTGAACAGCATTCAGTGAATCTGTCAGTTTCCCCCTATGGAGTTTGAGACCTGTGACACCATGCTTGATGTAGGATGCTTGATGTCTTAATTCTGTGCAGACTGAGTTGTCGCCCTATCTGGGGTTAGAAAATGCCTCTTATGTTATTCTGCTTATCTTTGTTAAAGGCCGCTTACAGTTCTCGGGACCTAAAGGGTCTCACTGTGCagcataggatggagtcattTAATGAAGGGGAGACTGTCATCCTCACACTGCAAGACCAAGGTGAGAGGAGGTTGAAATGTTAACAGTAACACAGAAATATATCAATGAAGACCGTGCCTACACCAGACCCTCATCAAACACCCACACACTTGGCCTTTGTGTGTCTCTTTCAGGTGTGCTTGAAGAGGAGGGCGATGTACTTGTAAACGTGGGTCTAGTGGACAAAGAAAAGGCTGAGAAGAATGTGGAGTTGAAGAAGAAAAAGCCTGATTACAAAGCTTACGAAGAGGACGAGAGTGTCGATGACATGGCTACGGTAAGAAAAGAGTTCGTCTTCATTTTGGAAATGCTGTCATGTCGCTCTCATGCTTAATTCAATCTCACTGACCAATGTCCGCCTCTGCACTTATTCTCTGCAGTTCAAGCCGCGCACTGTGCTGGGCAAGTATGATGAGGAGATtgatggagagaagaagaagagtttCCAGCTGAGCAAAGGGGGCTGTGCTGAGGGGGAACGGGAACGGGAGCTGCAGGCCATCCGGGAGACCCTGAGAAACCAGGCCCAGTCCCTGGAGATGCCGGCTCTCGCTATTGCCTCAGAGTACTACACACCACAGGAGATGGTGAGGGTTGTGGGGAGGTGCTGCTCTGGAGAGGGCCTGGGAAAGCTGTCTTTTGAATATGTTTTCTCTCAGGTTTCATGTGTAAATGTGTCTACTTTTGAATGCTGTGTTTTTTTGGAGATTTGTTCACACACTATATGAGCTCTCATTAATGGTTGTTCACACAGATTCTTACTACTTTTGTTGTTAAAGGTGGGCTTTAAGAAGACCAAGCAGCGCGTCAGGAAGATCAGGAAGAAGGCGTTGCCTGACGAGCTCCAACTAGACGACACTCGCAACACCGACTTCGGCTCCAGGTTCTGCTCCTCTCCGCTTCAAGTGGAATATGACAGATGAGCCACCTTAGTTTCAGtctgactctttctctgtctctccttcaggGTTCGGGGTCGAGGTCGCCGGCAGATGGATGAGGGCCAGGAGGTGTCAAAGGAGGGTGTCATCATACCGGGACTAGATGTACCCCAACAGTCAGATGACATCAGGATGGCAGACATGGACATCAGTGATGATGGTGAGGGAGACATCTGTTAGTGGTTTAGTGATGAGCGAAACAAATGTATGGTTTACTCATGTTTTGTTTAATATTATGACAACACTTACACTTTACTCTTCCTTCAGAGGACTTCATCCCCACTGAGCCGGCTGTGCTGGAGGAGGACGAGGCAGAGCAAGATCTGCAGAAGCAGCTGGAGAAGCAGAGGAAGCTCAAACAGAAGCAGCTGGAGAAGCAGAGGAAGCTCAAACAGAAGCAGCTGCTCCAAGACTCTGGGGAAAAGGTGTGAGCATTCTGTTCAGAAATGTTCCTCTCTTTACTCTACTTAAAATATCACTGTGGCCAAAGATTCTATCCTGTGCATTGATCCCTAATTTGATGACTGAACACTGCAATATTGTGTAGATTACCGTCAAAATTTTGTGCTATTAAATCACCAATAAGTGGTTAAACATTGCTCTCACTCTCTTGTGCTTCAGGTGGCAGAGCAGGTCCCATGGCTTGCAAGAGTGGACGGCAGTGACGACGAAGACAACAAGAACAACCTGAACATTGTATTTAACGCCACCTCTGAGTTCTGCAGAACTCTGGGTGACATCCCCACCTACGGTCTGTCAGGAAACAGAGAGGACCAGGAGGATATCATGGTGGGTACATTTTAAGAGATGGGATATAGCTAattggtaaaatatatatatatatatatatatatatatcattagaaTTGGCACATAATCACATCATAAACAAGGAAACTGTTACAATTGTATTCTAGTGTGCTCAGTAGAGAGACTTGACATATCCATGAGCTCTGTTGTGTGTTTGCACTTGAACACACTGGTTTGAGTCTGTATCAACTGTATCCTTCTGTTTCTAGGATTTCGAACAGGAGGCGGCGAGAGATGGGGCCGGAGGATCAGACTCGGATGAGGATGAGAACGTTGGCTGGAGCATCGTCAACGTGGATGAGGAACAGAAGCAGCCTGATGTGAGTGTCATCCTCCTGCCTTGTTGTCTCTTCCATTTTTCCATGCATTTACCAGTAGTGCTGGTTGGAGTCCCCTGGTGGGTCATTTACAGAATAACGTACTACGATTAAGGCTGTGGCGATCATTTAATtttgtcagctggtgattgtcatgcaaataactGCTGGTGTCACTGTAATTGACTATTAGCATAAGCATGTTTAACATCCACTGATGCTGacttttggaacatctacattttagtctaataaatccatttaatatagcgtACAACATCACAATAaatgcattatttattttagaccggTCTAGAGAAACATgatgaaaatgtagtctatttcagaagaacagaataacatACTCTGAATtctccttatgttaggccctgatctggctatgccatatggctgtgggctacactagttcatttagcagacaagattagcTTGGAATTCCGTGGTATtcttttatagtatgaagaatacaattaaacaaagctgaataaaatagtgtattttctccaaatgagttgagggagtgcgcacatgtggctattctgtgttgagcagttaacaaagaaccaggtactcctatatgcttaatttagagttatttatgcaactttatattgtgatacaaatgttaggctatatgtttttatacattctaagcctgcatgatgcgactaatgatttgaaaaaagtcgcaTGAAAGACATGAGCTCTGCTCTGTTTCTTCTGCAGGCTGCACATACCATCAGTCTAATTCCCAATTTGGCTAGaacttgataatattctcacccatcagactaCTCTTAATTTAATGTGGTCTTTACATATAGCCTACTAATAATATGTGTGGAATATGTGTGGAATTATTTTAGATttggaatcccccccccccatattcATCATTGTTGGGTCAGTGCTACTTTGTTTTTGGACAATAATTTCCTCCTCCAGTTTAGAtggacgtcatattctatttgtcttaTATTATTAGCTTAAATTATGACTatccaatctactcatcacattacGAAGTCTATCTTACATAAATTCACAAATGCGATGATGCATGAAATGCTtcattataaaggtgcatttttatggtcaaatgttgtgtgtgtgtatatatatgtatatatatatatatatatatatatatatatatatatatatatatatatatatatatatatatatatatatatatatatatatatatatatatatatataccacacacacacacagcgtatgCTGGGGATCATTCACAAGTTGTGAATATTGTCactcatcagactattctcaatttaatctagtCTTCACATATACCAAATAATAAGTGtgaaattatactgaacaaaaatatacacgcaACATGaggcaatttcaaagattttactgagttacagttcatataagaaaatctgtcaaatttaaatatattcattatgccctaatctatagatttcacatgactgggcaggagtgCAGCCatggcagccaggcccagccaatcacaaTGAGTTTCCCCCCCCAcataagggctttattacagacaaatacTCCTCTGTTGTGAAATAAATATAGGTGGCCTAGTTTATCGAAAGATGATGGGATTCTCTTTTTAAGAAGCAATcaactctgttttctcacaccGCAACGgtgcctatagaaatgttgagcaacatgcgctcatgggctctcatgaagtgtttgattagattttagaTGGCATTTGCATTGTCaaagagtgattagagggacagtatGACGCCTGAGTACCCGGCAGTTAGGACCTGATTTAGGGACAATAGagcgctgagtaccaggccattagcgactagccttagcaagtttggtaggctactaatgaccatcagtggTATCAGTGTGCAGTTTTGGAAAAGCCTAGTTACCTTAAATGGTCACGTGGTATTTGACTGCGGCCTTGACTCGTGACCactggtgtggcggtaatatggtcaccgtaacagccctaacCATGATAACCCATAAAAATACACAAGGCTTTCCCATCTGAACTACTGAGGTGAAAATGTTTGTCAGCTGTATGTGCTCACCTTACTCACCTTTTGCTTCCATCTCATAGTTCTCCACAGCATCAACCACCATCCTGGATGAAGAACCCATTGTCAGCTCTGGGCTGGCTGCCGCCTTGGCGCTGTGCAAGAATAAGGGTAAGAGATTGGAGTAGCCCCACTGACAGTATTTGCTTAGTAAAGGACTGTCATGTAATGTTTCTGGTCTattcctctcgtctctctcctttACAATTTTCATTATTTCTTTcatactctccttctctcccttagGTCTCTTGGACACTCAAATGCAGAAGATATCCCGTGTCCGTGCTCCTACCGGTGCCCTGCCCAATGATAACTACAGCATTGAGGACAAGATGTGAGTTCCCTGTGCTTTGTGTGCTTATGCTGCCCAAATAATTGCTGCTTGCTCAAAGACATTGAAAAAGTTACATCATAAATAAAGTGGCATGTTTTGTGTGTTCCATGTTTTTAGCGCAGTGACTCGTTAAGTTGCGGATGTAAAATGGAGTCCTAACTGTAATGTATGAAAACCCTTTAGCCCCTCCAACTCTCTGGTCTTGTTTCTCCAATTCTCTAGGACTATAGATGACAAGTACAGTCGGAGGGAGGAATATAGAGGCTTCACCCAGGACTTCAAGGAGAAGGACGCCTACAAGCCTGACGTCAAGATTGAGTATGTGGATGAATCTGGGCGGAAGCTCACTCCCAAAGAGGTAGATTATTTAATCTTCCCTTAACATCATTGACATACAGAATGTTGCTTTTGTCAACTGCTGTTTTGATGTAGGTAAAGGGTGTTCGTCGAGAATATTGCACCCTAATCCTATTCCTTTTCTAGGCTTTCCGGCAGCTCTCACATCGGTTCCATGGGAAGGGGTCTGGCAAGATGAAGACTGAGAGGAGGATGAAAAAGCTGGAAGAGGAAGCGGTATGTCTGACCTTGCTCACTCAGATTATTTTAGGTCACTTTTGAAGTGGCAAGCCCTACTTGGTAGGACTGAAATCAGTATTTTTGTCTCTCATTTAAGTTAAAATCTTGTTTTATCTGATACTTTTCATCCAAACTCTCATATGGCTTTCAATTGAATAACACACTTTATTTTCCAGGCCTTACAAGACCATTCAGGTTGCAGGGCTTGCCCAGTTTAGTCTAGACCTGGGACGATAACCAAATATTATCGATACCGATCACTTATCGCAGGCATTTTGCTTATATTTCATTACAATAtgtagcctatactagagaaatgtgatgTTTTGGAATGAAATCAGTTTGCTAATGTGGGGGATTGTTAATTGGGCAATTGATGGCtgcaaccatcaaactagtagttaAAATTATCATAAATAAATCTGTGGTGCAGATTTAATGTTCTAAAGTAATTGTTCTATTTATCCCTAACgcatcaattcaggcaatttatcgCACTATGGATTTTTGTTCATATGGCCCAGCTCTACTTTAGTCTAGTCAGTGGTTTGACCGAGGAGGTATTTAAATGTATCCCCCACCTGTCTCTCTTATCAGCTGCTGAAGAAGATGAGCAGTAGTGA carries:
- the LOC110533982 gene encoding U4/U6.U5 tri-snRNP-associated protein 1; this encodes MGSSKKHKEKGRDKDAEERHREHKKHRHKERERDKERNVTREREKRKRSRSKERSGRGSEREGRSKGERSAGEPRVKKEKVEAGYQETPGIGPQSASGDASLSIEETNKLRAKLGLKPLEMTDTTKELGTKEQPMVAETINPVYIKQQNEMREKLAAMKEKRLLNKKLGKVKTLAEGDWLDDTVAWVERSRKMAKEKELAEKRAKLLQEMDEEFGVSNLVDEEFGQTKKAAYSSRDLKGLTVQHRMESFNEGETVILTLQDQGVLEEEGDVLVNVGLVDKEKAEKNVELKKKKPDYKAYEEDESVDDMATFKPRTVLGKYDEEIDGEKKKSFQLSKGGCAEGERERELQAIRETLRNQAQSLEMPALAIASEYYTPQEMVGFKKTKQRVRKIRKKALPDELQLDDTRNTDFGSRVRGRGRRQMDEGQEVSKEGVIIPGLDVPQQSDDIRMADMDISDDEDFIPTEPAVLEEDEAEQDLQKQLEKQRKLKQKQLEKQRKLKQKQLLQDSGEKVAEQVPWLARVDGSDDEDNKNNLNIVFNATSEFCRTLGDIPTYGLSGNREDQEDIMDFEQEAARDGAGGSDSDEDENVGWSIVNVDEEQKQPDFSTASTTILDEEPIVSSGLAAALALCKNKGLLDTQMQKISRVRAPTGALPNDNYSIEDKMTIDDKYSRREEYRGFTQDFKEKDAYKPDVKIEYVDESGRKLTPKEAFRQLSHRFHGKGSGKMKTERRMKKLEEEALLKKMSSSDTPLGTVALLQEKQKSQKTPYIVLSGSGKSMNANNITK